A genome region from Variovorax paradoxus includes the following:
- a CDS encoding LysR family transcriptional regulator, giving the protein MKESLIDLRAWRQFLAVAEELHFGRAALRLHMTQPPVTQAIAQLEKTLGVALFDRTRRRVALTPAGEALLPDVRELLARAQALPARARAAAAGQVGRVRIAFVSTVGFEQLPAWVREFRVLCPEVALELVEATGDVQLEAFARGEIDAGLMLHSPGAAPPGLARLAVSQEPLVLALPERHALAGAHRLLMADVLAEPLVIFPRRIVPSLHDAIFDLYHAAGRTPLLGQEAIQMQTIVNLVSGGIGVAWVPESVTQFRRAGVVYRRAEEFAPLARRRSAPVLPACETSLVWPEEASNPALARFVSFVRERGMNTNNPASPEEGTE; this is encoded by the coding sequence ATGAAGGAAAGCCTGATCGACCTGCGTGCCTGGCGCCAGTTCCTGGCCGTGGCCGAGGAGCTGCATTTCGGCCGCGCCGCGCTGCGCCTGCACATGACCCAGCCGCCTGTCACGCAGGCCATCGCACAGCTCGAGAAGACGCTGGGCGTGGCGCTGTTCGACCGCACGCGGCGGCGCGTGGCGCTCACCCCGGCCGGGGAGGCGCTGCTGCCCGACGTGCGCGAACTGCTGGCCCGTGCCCAGGCGCTGCCTGCCCGTGCGCGCGCCGCCGCGGCAGGGCAGGTGGGGCGGGTGCGCATCGCCTTCGTCTCGACGGTCGGGTTCGAACAGTTGCCGGCCTGGGTGCGCGAGTTCCGCGTGCTGTGCCCCGAGGTGGCGCTCGAACTGGTCGAGGCCACGGGCGACGTGCAGCTCGAGGCCTTCGCGCGCGGCGAGATCGACGCCGGGCTGATGCTGCATTCGCCCGGCGCCGCGCCGCCGGGCCTCGCGCGGCTGGCGGTGTCGCAGGAGCCGCTCGTGCTCGCGCTGCCCGAGCGCCACGCCCTTGCCGGCGCCCACAGGCTGTTGATGGCGGACGTGCTGGCCGAGCCGCTGGTCATCTTTCCGCGCCGCATCGTGCCGTCGTTGCACGACGCCATCTTCGACCTGTACCACGCGGCCGGTCGCACGCCGCTGCTCGGCCAGGAGGCGATACAGATGCAGACCATCGTCAACCTCGTCTCGGGCGGCATCGGCGTTGCCTGGGTGCCCGAGAGCGTCACGCAGTTCCGCCGCGCGGGCGTGGTGTACCGCCGCGCCGAGGAGTTCGCGCCCCTTGCGCGGCGCCGCAGCGCGCCGGTGCTGCCCGCATGCGAAACCAGCCTGGTGTGGCCCGAAGAGGCTTCGAATCCGGCGCTTGCCCGTTTCGTCTCGTTCGTGCGCGAGCGCGGGATGAACACGAACAACCCTGCTAGCCCCGAGGAGGGCACCGAATGA
- the lgt gene encoding prolipoprotein diacylglyceryl transferase, whose translation MLMYPHIDPIALQIGPVAIHWYGLTYLAAFALFYFLGTRRLRHEPYRSLVGAGAWQRKDIEDILFLGVMGVIVGGRLGYCLFYKPEFYLTHPLEILYVWQGGMSFHGGLLGVIGAMVWFSHSRARPFWQVMDFVSPCVPTGLAAGRVGNFINGELWGRFSNPDLPWGMVFPQSGSMLPRHPSQVYQFLLEGLLLFAVMWLYARKERKQGQVAAVFLIGYGVLRFVAEYFREPDDFLGLRALNLSQGQWLSVPMVIAGIALWFWFGRAGTRATAARA comes from the coding sequence ATGCTCATGTATCCGCATATCGACCCCATCGCCCTGCAAATCGGGCCGGTGGCCATCCACTGGTACGGCCTGACCTACCTGGCCGCGTTTGCGCTGTTCTATTTCCTCGGCACGCGACGCCTGCGGCACGAGCCGTACCGCTCGCTCGTCGGCGCGGGCGCATGGCAGCGCAAGGATATCGAGGACATACTTTTCCTCGGCGTCATGGGCGTCATCGTCGGTGGGCGCCTGGGCTACTGCCTGTTCTACAAGCCCGAGTTCTACCTGACGCATCCGCTCGAGATCCTCTACGTATGGCAGGGCGGCATGAGCTTCCATGGCGGGCTGCTCGGCGTGATCGGCGCGATGGTGTGGTTCTCTCATTCGCGCGCGCGCCCGTTCTGGCAGGTGATGGACTTCGTCTCGCCCTGCGTGCCGACCGGCCTGGCGGCAGGCCGGGTGGGCAACTTCATCAACGGCGAACTCTGGGGCCGCTTCAGCAATCCCGACCTGCCGTGGGGCATGGTCTTTCCGCAGAGCGGATCGATGCTGCCGCGCCATCCGTCGCAGGTGTACCAGTTCCTGCTCGAGGGCCTGCTGCTGTTCGCGGTGATGTGGCTCTACGCGCGCAAGGAACGCAAGCAGGGACAGGTGGCCGCGGTGTTCCTGATCGGCTACGGCGTGCTGCGTTTCGTCGCGGAGTACTTCCGCGAGCCTGACGATTTCCTCGGCCTGCGTGCGCTCAATCTGAGCCAGGGCCAGTGGCTCAGCGTGCCGATGGTCATCGCCGGCATCGCGCTGTGGTTCTGGTTCGGCCGGGCCGGCACGAGGGCGACCGCCGCACGCGCTTGA
- a CDS encoding Bug family tripartite tricarboxylate transporter substrate binding protein has translation MNPGFQRRDVLRAAAAGAAVLCGGARAQQGWPTKPVTMIVPFPAGGGTDAFARPISGQFSRIAGQTLVIDNRGGAGGTLGAGIAAKAPADGYTLFMGAVHHAIAPSIYPRLDYDIEKDFAPLMLLANVPQVVVVNPKRVPATTIQEFIALVKRSPGKFNYGSAGAGTSHHLAGELFKIQTGTFITHIPYRGAGPALSDLISGNVDLMFDGLGSSAQHIKSGRIKALMVAGSKRNPAFPDVPCAAEVGLPEYTVTTWYGLWAPKATPADVQARAIDDMKKALATDDLKTIWAQNGSEIPNLTTTAYGNFVSSEIKRWATVVKASGAKLE, from the coding sequence ATGAACCCAGGTTTTCAACGCCGCGATGTCCTGCGCGCGGCCGCTGCCGGCGCCGCCGTGCTGTGCGGCGGCGCGCGCGCCCAGCAGGGCTGGCCGACCAAGCCGGTGACCATGATCGTGCCATTCCCGGCAGGCGGCGGCACCGATGCGTTCGCGCGGCCGATCTCGGGGCAGTTCTCGCGCATCGCCGGCCAGACGCTCGTCATCGACAACCGCGGCGGCGCCGGCGGCACGCTGGGCGCCGGCATTGCCGCCAAGGCGCCGGCCGACGGCTACACGCTCTTCATGGGTGCGGTGCACCATGCCATCGCGCCGTCCATCTATCCGAGGCTCGACTACGACATCGAGAAGGACTTCGCGCCGCTGATGCTGCTGGCCAACGTGCCGCAGGTGGTGGTGGTCAATCCCAAGCGCGTCCCGGCCACCACGATCCAGGAGTTCATCGCGCTGGTGAAGCGCAGTCCCGGCAAGTTCAACTACGGCTCGGCCGGCGCGGGCACATCGCACCACCTGGCGGGCGAACTGTTCAAGATCCAGACCGGCACCTTCATCACCCACATCCCGTACCGCGGCGCGGGCCCGGCCTTGTCGGACCTGATCTCGGGCAACGTCGACCTGATGTTCGACGGCCTGGGCTCGTCGGCGCAGCACATCAAGAGCGGCCGCATCAAGGCGCTGATGGTGGCCGGCAGCAAGCGCAACCCGGCGTTCCCCGACGTGCCCTGCGCCGCCGAAGTCGGCCTGCCCGAATACACCGTCACCACCTGGTACGGCCTTTGGGCTCCCAAGGCCACGCCGGCGGACGTGCAGGCACGCGCCATCGACGACATGAAGAAGGCGCTGGCCACCGACGACCTGAAGACCATCTGGGCGCAGAACGGCTCCGAGATCCCGAACCTCACCACCACCGCCTACGGCAACTTCGTCAGTTCGGAGATCAAGCGCTGGGCCACGGTCGTGAAGGCGTCGGGCGCCAAGCTCGAATGA
- a CDS encoding malonyl-CoA decarboxylase: MSATEWFQARLRPGEKSKVPVAPEAAAKGAPKNAPKPSARSTAERLLVTLRKADEALSPRALRRVLADLQAVIDPRVSEVEGGRRAHAIADAYRAATAEERRDYWALMSEHFAADAQKLKTARDQHQNAVGTPDEGQAELRLRRALVSPRMRLLQRFAVEPEGMRFLVDLRADLLPNLKADKRLLALDAELEHLFSTWFDVAFLELRRIDWDSPASLIEKLIRYEAVHDIKSWSDVKNRLDDSDRRCYGFFHPRLPNEPLIFVEVALVDRISDGITPLLDEAAVPVLPAKATTAIFYSISNTQNGLRGVSFGDSLIKRVVETLQDELPRLKTFATLSPIPGFRTWLAKNAADLLPRLDEKREAELGRLVGSLPPTAERLLAAVDAATTFDAKSPLRQWLMQAAAEYLGRALVDGTPADPVARFHLGNGARVERLNWAGDPSPKGQKQSYGLMVNYLYDLKRLDKHRTWLADGKVAVSGDIESLYFKKG; this comes from the coding sequence ATGAGTGCGACCGAATGGTTCCAGGCGCGGCTGCGTCCTGGCGAGAAGTCCAAGGTGCCGGTGGCGCCCGAGGCGGCCGCCAAGGGCGCGCCGAAGAACGCGCCCAAGCCCAGCGCCCGTTCGACGGCCGAGCGGCTGCTGGTCACCTTGCGCAAGGCCGACGAGGCCTTGTCGCCGCGCGCGTTGCGCCGCGTGCTGGCCGACCTGCAGGCGGTGATCGACCCGCGCGTGAGCGAAGTCGAGGGCGGACGCCGTGCCCATGCCATTGCCGATGCCTACCGCGCCGCCACGGCCGAGGAGCGGCGCGACTACTGGGCGCTCATGAGCGAGCATTTCGCCGCCGACGCTCAAAAGCTCAAGACTGCGCGCGACCAGCACCAGAACGCCGTCGGCACGCCCGACGAAGGGCAGGCCGAGCTGCGCCTGCGCCGCGCGCTGGTGTCGCCGCGCATGCGGCTGCTGCAGCGCTTCGCGGTCGAGCCCGAGGGCATGCGCTTTCTCGTCGACCTGCGCGCCGACCTGCTGCCCAACCTGAAGGCCGACAAGCGACTGCTCGCGCTCGACGCCGAGCTCGAGCACCTCTTCTCGACCTGGTTCGACGTGGCCTTCCTCGAGCTGCGCCGCATCGACTGGGACTCGCCGGCCTCGCTGATCGAGAAGCTCATCCGCTACGAGGCGGTGCACGACATCAAGAGCTGGTCCGACGTGAAGAACCGGCTCGACGACAGTGACCGCCGCTGCTATGGCTTCTTCCATCCGCGCCTGCCCAACGAGCCGCTCATCTTCGTGGAAGTGGCGCTGGTCGACCGCATCAGCGACGGCATCACGCCGCTGCTCGACGAGGCGGCCGTGCCCGTGCTGCCCGCCAAGGCCACCACGGCCATCTTCTATTCGATCAGCAACACCCAGAACGGCCTGCGCGGCGTGAGCTTCGGCGACTCGCTCATCAAGCGCGTGGTCGAGACCCTGCAGGACGAGCTGCCGCGCCTGAAGACCTTCGCCACGCTGTCGCCGATCCCGGGTTTTCGCACCTGGCTCGCGAAGAACGCGGCCGACCTGCTGCCGCGCCTGGACGAGAAGCGCGAGGCCGAACTCGGCCGGCTCGTCGGCTCGCTGCCGCCCACGGCCGAGCGCCTGCTCGCGGCCGTGGATGCGGCCACCACCTTCGATGCGAAGTCGCCGCTGCGCCAATGGCTCATGCAGGCCGCCGCCGAATACCTCGGCCGGGCACTGGTCGACGGCACGCCGGCAGACCCTGTCGCACGTTTCCACCTGGGCAACGGTGCCCGCGTGGAGCGGCTGAACTGGGCCGGCGATCCGTCGCCCAAGGGGCAGAAGCAGTCTTACGGGCTCATGGTCAACTACCTCTACGACCTGAAGCGCCTGGACAAACACCGCACCTGGCTGGCCGACGGCAAGGTCGCTGTATCGGGAGACATCGAAAGCCTGTACTTCAAAAAAGGCTGA
- a CDS encoding malonate--CoA ligase has product MTKTANSNLFAALRAAFPADLDSIAVETDNGLFYSWRDIERASAMIANLLDALKLEKGARIAVQVEKSVEAMLLYLATLRAGYVFLPLNTAYQSAEIEYFIGNAEPAVVVCTSRNASWVAPIATAAGTKHVFTLDDDRTGTLLEVAALCSDQHKVAQRKASDMAAILYTSGTTGRSKGAMLSHGNLLSNAEVLKDYWGWTEGDVLIHALPIFHVHGLFVALHGALLNGSKMLWFGKFDPKRIVQKLPEATVFMGVPTLYVRLLAEAGLTRKAVRNMRLFIAGSAPLLIETFDEWRERTGHTILERYGMSETAMLTSNPYRPEQGERRGGTVGFALPGVQLRVRDDSGRDCTTDEIGNIEVSGPNVFSGYWRMPEKTKEEFTADGFFKTGDVGRIDGMGYITIVGRSKDLIISGGYNVYPAEIEGYINEMSGVAESAVVGVPHPDFGEVGVAIVIPKAGVTLDADAIVADLKSRLANFKIPKRCFVVPELPRNTMGKVQKALLRAEHKGLFAA; this is encoded by the coding sequence ATGACGAAGACCGCCAACTCCAACCTGTTCGCCGCCTTGCGCGCGGCATTCCCCGCCGACCTCGACAGCATCGCGGTCGAGACCGACAACGGCCTGTTCTATTCCTGGCGCGACATCGAGCGCGCCAGCGCCATGATCGCCAACCTGCTCGATGCGCTGAAGCTGGAGAAGGGCGCGCGCATCGCGGTGCAGGTCGAGAAGTCGGTCGAGGCCATGCTGCTGTACCTCGCCACGCTGCGCGCGGGCTATGTGTTCCTGCCACTGAACACGGCCTACCAGAGCGCCGAGATCGAGTACTTCATCGGCAACGCCGAACCGGCCGTGGTCGTGTGCACCAGCCGCAATGCATCGTGGGTCGCACCTATTGCCACGGCCGCGGGCACGAAGCACGTCTTCACGCTGGACGACGACCGCACCGGCACGCTGCTCGAAGTGGCCGCGCTGTGCAGCGACCAGCACAAGGTGGCGCAGCGCAAGGCGAGCGACATGGCGGCCATCCTGTACACCAGCGGCACCACCGGCCGCAGCAAGGGCGCGATGCTCTCGCACGGCAACCTGCTGTCGAACGCCGAGGTGCTGAAGGACTACTGGGGCTGGACCGAAGGCGACGTGCTCATCCACGCACTGCCCATCTTCCATGTGCACGGCCTCTTCGTGGCGCTGCACGGCGCGCTGCTCAACGGCAGCAAGATGCTGTGGTTCGGCAAGTTCGACCCGAAGCGCATCGTGCAGAAGCTGCCCGAGGCCACCGTGTTCATGGGCGTTCCCACGCTCTACGTGCGCCTGCTGGCCGAGGCCGGCCTCACGCGCAAGGCGGTGCGCAACATGCGCCTGTTCATCGCGGGCTCGGCGCCGCTGCTCATCGAGACCTTCGACGAATGGCGAGAGCGCACCGGCCACACCATCCTGGAACGCTACGGCATGAGCGAGACGGCGATGCTCACGTCCAACCCCTACAGGCCGGAGCAGGGCGAGCGTCGCGGCGGAACCGTCGGCTTCGCGCTCCCGGGCGTGCAGCTTCGCGTGCGCGACGACAGCGGGCGCGACTGCACCACCGACGAGATCGGCAACATCGAGGTCAGCGGCCCCAACGTTTTCTCGGGCTACTGGCGCATGCCCGAGAAGACCAAGGAAGAATTCACGGCCGACGGTTTCTTCAAGACCGGCGACGTCGGCAGGATCGACGGCATGGGCTACATCACCATCGTCGGGCGCAGCAAGGACCTGATCATCAGCGGCGGCTACAACGTCTACCCGGCCGAGATCGAGGGCTACATCAACGAGATGAGCGGCGTGGCCGAAAGCGCGGTGGTCGGCGTGCCGCACCCCGACTTCGGCGAGGTCGGCGTGGCCATCGTCATCCCGAAGGCCGGTGTCACGCTCGACGCGGACGCCATCGTGGCGGACCTGAAGTCCCGGCTCGCCAACTTCAAGATTCCGAAGCGCTGCTTCGTGGTGCCCGAGTTGCCGCGCAACACCATGGGCAAGGTGCAGAAGGCGCTGCTGCGCGCGGAGCACAAGGGGCTGTTCGCCGCATAG
- a CDS encoding GntR family transcriptional regulator produces MRLVPNSLHDEVAATLREQIFDGTLAPGSFVDEVSLCERLSISRTPLREALKVLTAEGLLRHEPRRGCFVNEVTERDLDEIFPVIALLEGRCAYEAARNASDAELHELDELHERLVRHAKARRINDYYATNHIIHEAIIKLADNRWLAQVIGDLRKILKLARLQQLHAPGRLDQSLSEHLAVFAALKARDSEGADAAMRTHMTRQREALREVMRQQKSRVMS; encoded by the coding sequence ATGCGACTGGTTCCCAACTCCCTGCACGACGAGGTCGCCGCCACGCTGCGCGAGCAGATCTTCGACGGCACGCTGGCGCCCGGCAGCTTCGTGGACGAGGTGTCGCTGTGCGAGCGCCTGTCCATCTCCCGCACGCCATTGCGCGAAGCGCTCAAGGTGCTCACGGCAGAAGGCCTGCTGCGCCACGAACCGCGGCGCGGCTGCTTCGTCAACGAGGTCACCGAGCGCGACCTCGACGAGATCTTTCCCGTCATCGCGCTGCTCGAGGGCCGCTGCGCCTACGAGGCCGCGCGCAACGCCAGCGACGCCGAACTGCACGAGCTCGACGAACTGCACGAGCGGCTGGTGCGCCACGCCAAGGCCAGGCGCATCAACGACTACTACGCCACCAACCACATCATTCACGAGGCGATCATCAAGCTCGCCGACAACAGGTGGCTGGCCCAGGTGATCGGCGACCTGCGCAAGATCCTCAAGCTCGCGCGGCTGCAGCAGCTGCATGCGCCGGGGCGGCTCGACCAGAGCCTGTCGGAGCACCTGGCCGTGTTCGCCGCGCTCAAGGCGCGCGACAGCGAGGGCGCCGACGCGGCCATGCGCACGCACATGACGCGCCAGCGCGAGGCGCTGCGCGAGGTCATGCGCCAGCAGAAATCCAGGGTGATGTCGTGA
- the ilvD gene encoding dihydroxy-acid dehydratase yields MDTKPIQINRRSANIVEGKSRAPNRSMFYAMGYEESDFKKPMVGVANGHSTITPCNSGLQKLADAAIAGIEEAGGNAQVFGTPTISDGMAMGTEGMKYSLVSREVISDCIETCVGGQWMDGVLVVGGCDKNMPGGMMGMLRANVPAIYVYGGTILPGKYKGQDLNIVSVFEAVGQNAAGNMSDEDLKEIEKRAIPGTGSCGGMYTANTMSSAFEALGMSLPYSSTMANPHDEKQNSAKESAKVLIEAIKKDLKPRDIVTKKAIENAVAVIMATGGSTNAVLHFLAIAHAAEVDWTIDDFERMRKKVPVICDLKPSGKYLAVDLHQAGGIPQVMKVLLKAGLLHGDCVTISGQTIAEVLADVPDVPRADQDVIRPIDKPMYDEGHLAILKGNLSPEGAVAKITGLKNPVITGPARVFDDEQSALKAILDGKIKAGDVMVLRYLGPKGGPGMPEMLAPTGALIGAGLGESVGLITDGRFSGGTWGMVVGHVAPEAAAGGTIAFVNEGDSITIDAHELKLELNVPEAEIAKRREGWKAPAPRYTRGVQAKFAFNASSASSGAVLDKF; encoded by the coding sequence ATGGACACCAAACCGATCCAGATCAATCGCCGCAGCGCCAACATCGTCGAAGGCAAGAGCCGCGCGCCCAACCGCTCCATGTTCTACGCCATGGGCTACGAGGAATCCGACTTCAAGAAGCCCATGGTCGGCGTCGCCAACGGCCACAGCACCATCACGCCCTGCAACTCGGGCCTGCAGAAGCTGGCCGACGCGGCCATTGCCGGCATCGAGGAAGCGGGCGGCAACGCCCAGGTGTTCGGCACCCCCACCATCTCCGACGGCATGGCCATGGGCACCGAAGGCATGAAGTACTCGCTGGTGAGCCGCGAGGTCATCTCGGACTGCATCGAGACCTGCGTGGGCGGCCAGTGGATGGACGGCGTGCTGGTGGTCGGCGGCTGCGACAAGAACATGCCCGGCGGCATGATGGGCATGCTGCGCGCCAACGTGCCCGCCATCTACGTCTACGGCGGCACCATCCTCCCTGGCAAGTACAAGGGCCAGGACCTGAACATCGTCAGCGTGTTCGAGGCCGTGGGCCAGAACGCCGCAGGCAACATGAGCGACGAGGACCTGAAGGAAATCGAGAAGCGCGCCATTCCCGGCACCGGCTCCTGCGGCGGCATGTACACCGCCAACACCATGTCGAGCGCGTTCGAGGCGCTGGGCATGTCGCTGCCCTACTCGTCGACCATGGCCAACCCGCACGACGAGAAGCAGAACTCGGCCAAGGAATCGGCCAAGGTGCTGATCGAGGCCATCAAGAAGGACCTGAAGCCGCGCGACATCGTGACCAAGAAGGCCATCGAGAACGCCGTGGCCGTCATCATGGCCACCGGCGGCTCGACCAACGCGGTGCTGCATTTCCTGGCCATCGCGCACGCGGCCGAGGTCGACTGGACCATCGACGACTTCGAGCGCATGCGCAAGAAGGTGCCGGTGATCTGCGACCTGAAGCCCTCGGGCAAGTACCTCGCGGTCGACCTGCACCAGGCCGGCGGCATCCCGCAGGTCATGAAGGTGCTGCTGAAGGCCGGCCTGCTGCACGGCGACTGCGTCACCATCAGCGGCCAGACCATCGCCGAAGTGCTGGCCGACGTGCCCGACGTGCCGCGCGCCGACCAGGACGTGATCCGCCCGATCGACAAGCCCATGTACGACGAAGGCCACCTGGCCATCCTGAAGGGCAACCTGTCGCCCGAAGGCGCGGTCGCCAAGATCACGGGCCTCAAGAACCCGGTCATCACCGGCCCGGCGCGCGTGTTCGACGACGAGCAATCGGCACTCAAGGCCATCCTCGACGGCAAGATCAAGGCAGGCGACGTGATGGTGCTGCGCTACCTCGGCCCCAAGGGTGGGCCCGGCATGCCGGAAATGCTGGCCCCCACGGGTGCGCTGATCGGCGCCGGCCTGGGCGAGAGCGTGGGCCTGATCACCGACGGCCGCTTCTCGGGCGGCACCTGGGGCATGGTGGTCGGCCACGTCGCGCCCGAAGCGGCTGCCGGCGGCACCATCGCATTCGTGAACGAAGGCGACTCGATCACCATCGACGCGCACGAACTCAAGCTCGAGCTGAACGTGCCCGAAGCCGAGATCGCCAAGCGCCGCGAAGGCTGGAAGGCACCGGCACCGCGCTACACGCGCGGCGTGCAGGCCAAGTTCGCGTTCAACGCCTCGAGCGCCAGTTCGGGCGCCGTGCTCGACAAGTTCTGA
- a CDS encoding phenylacetaldoxime dehydratase family protein, whose product MESAIAEHLRCPRTRHRRVEDDYTPPYPVWSARAPEAVKQVVMGCFGVQSRGAQMQGRACAALMKISRDFALPDGPGHHDLTHHVDADGYDNMIAIAYWRDAAAYTRWCATPEVDAWWRSDERLSEGLGYFREVASPRVEHFETMFNTPDRFEGVGVVMGEVSGELQEHGYWGSMRDRIPLSQTDAMSPSGARAVIAGTPRPGQRVRVAGHENIAMIRSGQAWTDTTGQERTLYLDDMEPVLREGMDFLRDEGLGIGCYSNRYMHHLDAQGAPMQKSFGLSYWRSLADMERWAESHPTHVAIFGSFMRYVQALNFQLQLRVYHEVSVLKADEQSYEYINCHARSGLMNGMA is encoded by the coding sequence ATGGAATCCGCCATCGCAGAGCACCTCAGGTGCCCCCGCACGCGCCATCGCCGCGTGGAAGACGACTACACGCCGCCCTACCCCGTCTGGTCGGCCCGCGCGCCGGAGGCCGTGAAGCAGGTGGTGATGGGCTGTTTCGGCGTGCAGTCGCGCGGTGCGCAGATGCAGGGCCGCGCCTGCGCCGCGCTCATGAAGATCAGCCGCGACTTCGCGCTGCCCGACGGTCCGGGCCACCACGACCTCACGCACCACGTCGATGCCGACGGCTACGACAACATGATCGCCATCGCCTACTGGCGCGATGCCGCGGCCTACACACGCTGGTGCGCCACGCCGGAGGTCGATGCGTGGTGGCGCTCCGACGAGCGGCTGTCGGAAGGCCTCGGCTACTTCCGCGAGGTGGCCTCGCCGCGCGTGGAGCACTTCGAGACCATGTTCAACACGCCCGACCGCTTCGAGGGCGTCGGCGTGGTGATGGGCGAAGTCAGCGGCGAACTTCAGGAGCACGGCTACTGGGGGTCGATGCGCGACCGCATCCCGCTGTCGCAGACCGATGCGATGTCGCCCTCCGGCGCGCGCGCGGTGATCGCCGGCACGCCGCGGCCGGGCCAGCGCGTGCGCGTGGCGGGCCACGAGAACATCGCGATGATCCGCTCGGGCCAGGCGTGGACCGACACCACCGGCCAGGAGCGCACGCTCTACCTCGACGACATGGAACCGGTGCTGCGCGAAGGCATGGACTTCCTGCGCGACGAGGGCCTGGGCATCGGCTGCTACAGCAACCGCTACATGCATCACCTCGACGCGCAGGGCGCGCCGATGCAGAAGTCCTTCGGGCTCAGCTACTGGCGCTCGCTGGCCGACATGGAGCGCTGGGCCGAATCGCACCCCACGCACGTGGCCATCTTCGGCAGCTTCATGCGCTACGTGCAGGCGCTGAACTTCCAGCTCCAGCTGCGCGTGTACCACGAGGTGTCGGTGCTCAAGGCCGACGAACAGAGCTACGAATACATCAACTGCCACGCCCGCAGCGGGCTGATGAACGGCATGGCCTGA
- a CDS encoding enoyl-CoA hydratase/isomerase family protein, translating to MTAGQSQVSLRCKGEGRTAVAFVTLSNAGRLNAMTRAMWRELRAVFDGLRNGTGDGGPRCVVVRGEGGAFCAGGDISEYPSFRFEEPSLREFHENEVWAALQAMLDCPLPLVAQIEGACMGAGVEIASCCDIRLAGASAKFGAPIARLGFPMAPREAALVHGAVGDVLARDMLLAAGVHGAQRLYDAGFLLSVLPDDEVAAAAQAHATRISALSPQAARLHKQTFAALRSGAPSAHGLLPTAYDYADSAEHREGIDAFLAKRTPNF from the coding sequence ATGACGGCCGGCCAGAGCCAGGTTTCGCTGCGCTGCAAGGGCGAGGGCCGCACGGCGGTCGCGTTCGTCACGCTGTCGAATGCGGGGCGCCTGAACGCGATGACGCGCGCCATGTGGCGCGAACTGCGCGCGGTGTTCGACGGCCTGCGCAACGGGACCGGCGATGGCGGGCCGCGCTGCGTCGTGGTGCGCGGCGAGGGCGGCGCCTTCTGCGCAGGTGGCGACATCTCGGAGTACCCGTCGTTCCGGTTCGAAGAACCGAGCCTGCGCGAATTCCACGAGAACGAAGTGTGGGCTGCGCTGCAGGCGATGCTCGACTGCCCGCTGCCGCTGGTCGCGCAGATCGAGGGCGCGTGCATGGGCGCGGGCGTCGAGATCGCGAGCTGCTGCGACATCCGCCTGGCCGGCGCGTCCGCGAAGTTCGGCGCGCCGATCGCCAGGCTGGGCTTTCCGATGGCGCCGCGCGAAGCGGCGCTGGTGCATGGCGCCGTCGGCGACGTGCTCGCGCGCGACATGCTGCTGGCCGCCGGCGTGCACGGCGCGCAGCGCCTGTACGACGCGGGCTTTTTGCTGTCGGTGCTGCCCGACGACGAGGTGGCCGCCGCCGCGCAGGCCCATGCCACGCGCATCTCGGCGCTCTCGCCGCAGGCCGCGCGGCTGCACAAGCAGACCTTTGCCGCGCTGCGCTCCGGTGCACCGTCGGCCCACGGCCTGCTGCCCACCGCCTACGACTATGCCGATTCCGCGGAACACCGCGAAGGCATCGATGCCTTCCTGGCCAAGCGCACCCCGAATTTCTGA